A genomic window from Lotus japonicus ecotype B-129 chromosome 1, LjGifu_v1.2 includes:
- the LOC130745386 gene encoding AT-hook motif nuclear-localized protein 15-like — protein sequence MVMGLRCLSDSSTQEAFQRPRGRPFGYKNKPKSLMVTKKESENHLKPITIEIPYGNDVIATIVNFANSRQTNILEASGVVSDILILHPQTHNGLVFPNRGVYEIISLNGTYIYSHFPSSSTIASDLPYRNNFMIYFSIVQGVSYGGFVAGKLIASSVVVVTVGVDEISKHSSTVINHHSNGSISMGVGNNNARVNFGMSAYVVVVGGCSNPLKSQLPPQPPTHGDVNVLKLNDSTHPNVTRRYRYGC from the exons ATGGTGATGGGCTTAAGGTGTTTGTCAGACTCTTCCACCCAAGAAGCCTTTCAGAGACCAAGGGGAAGACCCTTTGGTTATAAGAACAAGCCCAAGTCACTAATGGTGACGAAGAAAGAGTCTGAAAACCACCTTAAGCCCATCACTATCGAAATACCTTATGGAAATGATGTTATTGCAACAATTGTCAACTTTGCCAACAGCCGCCAAACCAACATCCTCGAAGCTTCGGGCGTCGTGTCTGATATTCTTATTCTCCATCCTCAAACCCACAATGGCCTTGTTTTTCCCAATCGCGGAGTCTATGAAATAATTTCTCTCAATGGCACCTACATATATTCCCATTTCCCTTCCTCATCCACCATCGCTAGTGACCTTCCATATCGAAATAACTTCATGATTTACTTCTCTATAGTTCAAGGTGTCTCCTATGGTGGGTTTGTTGCAGGGAAGCTCATAGCTTCAAGTGTTGTTGTGGTCACGGTTGGA GTTGATGAAATAAGTAAGCATTCCTCTACAGTTATCAACCACCATTCAAATGGCTCAATTAGCATGGGGGTTGGAAACAATAATGCACGTGTCAATTTCGGCATGTCTGCTTATGTCGTTGTTGTCGGTGGCTGTTCAAACCCGCTAAAGTCTCAGCTTCCCCCTCAACCTCCTACACATGGTGATGTGAATGTCTTGAAGTTGAACGACTCTACTCACCCTAATGTTACTAGGAGATATCGATATGGGTGTTAA